TGCTGGTTGAGTACCCGCCCGTTGCCCGCGTCGAGGGTGATCTCGTGCCACGTGCCGTCCTCGCCCAGCACGTCCGCGTCCCAGACCAGGCCGGGGCGGTCCGCGTCCAGGTCGAGAGAGGTCACGGTGCCGGGGACGGCCTTGCGGGCGGCGGCCGCGGCGTCCGGCGCGGTCACCTTGGCGGCGTTGGCCTCGCGCAGGTCCTGCCCGCCGTTCGCGTCGTCGTCCTGCATGGGGATGCTGGAGCGGCCGTCCTGCACCTGGGCGGTGCCGGAGCTCGCGTCGTGGGCGGCCGGCTGCGCCGAGAGCTGCTTGCCGGAGGCGGCATCGGCGGAGCCGGCGTCGCTGCTGACCGCGGCGGCGGTGACCGTGCCGCCTGCGATGAGGGCGGCCGCGGCGGCGGTGGCGATGACGAGATGGCGCTTCATGGGTGTTTCTCCCTTGCGATCGGCTGTGCCCACACACTGGCCGAACGAAGCTGAAGGGACCCTGAAGGCACCTGAAGGGGGCTTCAGCTGCGGAATGGCATGGTGGGCGCATGCACCCGCACGTCACTCACCACCGTCCTGGGCGGGGCGTCGCGCGCCGTCCCTTCCGTCTCCTGATCGTGGAGGACGAGAAGCGGCTGGCCCTGTCGCTGGCCAAGGGCCTGATGGCCGAGGGGTACGCGGTCGACGTGGTGCACGACGGTCTGGAGGGCCTGCGCCTGGCGACCGAGGAGGGCTATGACCTGATCGTGCTCGACATCATGCTGCCGGGGATGAACGGCTACCGCGTGTGCGGGGCGCTGCGGGCCGCCGGCCATGACGTGCCGGTGCTGATGCTGACCGCCAAGGACGGCGAGTACGACGAGGCCGAGGGGCTGGACACCGGCGCCGACGACTATCTGACCAAGCCGTTCTCGTATGTGGTGCTGGTGGCGCGGGTGAAGGCGCTGCTGCGGCGGCACGGCCGGAGTGCGCAGCCGGTGCTGCGGGTGGGGGCGCTGGTCGTCGACCAGGGTGCGCAGCGGGTCGAGCGGGGCGGCCGCGAAGTGACGCTGACGGCGAAGGAGTTCGCCGTGCTGGAACAGCTGGCGCTGCGGGCGGGCGAGGTGGTCTCGAAGGCGGAGATCCTGGAGCACGTCTGGGACTTCGCCTACGAGGGCGATGTCAACATCATCGAGGTGTATGTGAGCGCACTGCGGCGCAAACTGGGCGCGGGGCACATCGTGACGGTGCGCGGTGCGGGATACCGGCTGGTGTCCGGTGAGTAGGGTGCTGGGCTCCGTACGGGCCAGGGCGGCGGCCGGGGCGACCGTCGTGGTGGCGCTGGCGCTGATCGCGGCGGGGACGGCGGTGCTGCTGGTGCTGAGCAGCCATCTTCAGGACCAGGCCGGGCTTCAGGCCCAGGTCGCGGCGCGGGAGGTGGCCTCGCAGATCGCGACGGGCAAGGCGTACGACAAGCTGGATCTGCCGGACGGTGACGACCATCCGGTGGTGGTCGCCGATGACCGGGGGCGGGTGCTGGCGGCCGGCGACGAGGTGCGGGCCGTCGAAGGCAAGCCCGTCGACCGCGCGAAGCAGGGGGC
This Streptomyces decoyicus DNA region includes the following protein-coding sequences:
- a CDS encoding PepSY domain-containing protein, which produces MKRHLVIATAAAAALIAGGTVTAAAVSSDAGSADAASGKQLSAQPAAHDASSGTAQVQDGRSSIPMQDDDANGGQDLREANAAKVTAPDAAAAARKAVPGTVTSLDLDADRPGLVWDADVLGEDGTWHEITLDAGNGRVLNQHVDRGDDDDAQERAAARNAKTDAAAAARTAASHGKVTSVELDDEHGTQAAWEVETITKDGKEHTFLVDTQSGKLSAAPAHDADDDDNDGSDD
- a CDS encoding response regulator transcription factor, with protein sequence MHPHVTHHRPGRGVARRPFRLLIVEDEKRLALSLAKGLMAEGYAVDVVHDGLEGLRLATEEGYDLIVLDIMLPGMNGYRVCGALRAAGHDVPVLMLTAKDGEYDEAEGLDTGADDYLTKPFSYVVLVARVKALLRRHGRSAQPVLRVGALVVDQGAQRVERGGREVTLTAKEFAVLEQLALRAGEVVSKAEILEHVWDFAYEGDVNIIEVYVSALRRKLGAGHIVTVRGAGYRLVSGE